From a single Nostoc edaphicum CCNP1411 genomic region:
- a CDS encoding translocation/assembly module TamB — translation MTKTPNQDILSPSPIRKRLWLLVLSRGSITLGGLLLLGVIIGIWRLWTFVQTELTPLAQQSLTTTLNRPVKLGRVTQFSLTGVEFGASAIPATPTDPDRAAVEAVEVGFDLPQLIFNRHLKLDVTLVNPDIYIDQDDQGRWVSTNLAPSGEGGAIKTDLDNLRFRNAKLALMPQERAEEVGGRGQGAGGATSPSSPITFSQLNGSAQLLANNQLVRFEVGGHADSGGNISIQGETQSKVLAGNFQLRSQDLLAADITRLIKLPVNLLTGRANGDLLVRLMPGQDTLLYGSATVQGVTLQIPKVPQLLSNSQGNLRFQGTELQLDNITTNYGKIPLVATGIIDTQAGFKLAGRVNAVSLANAQETLKVKLPVPIAGQVQADLQITGSTKEPILSGTVATIQTARIDKVDFNSISSKFELVTSSSLITLKDIQGKAKVGGEITGAGKIQLGETPRLDLNFAAKNVPGDAIAKVYETTPAFQIGNVSATAQLTGAPTDVQTVVRFQAPNGTYPGTGEVAIAPNRTVSFRNVALNVSGGKVRATGSYANDRWQAVAVASGVKLEPFVDKSQLQNVSLAGAQFNGRLILSGSTAPFEIATIRSDGAGVQIGGGTVAVSNVQLQDQGFSAQLIANGVRLGRILKQSPPALNNPLAGTFQIAGNRDNFSLKTLSGTGEGRLTIGRGTVTANNIQVGNGVYQAQVQAKNVPVQQLATLPKQFQGALTGQFNVAGSVESFQPQTIQASGQARINVAGGTITANNIQVGNGVYQAQVQAKNVPVRQLAAVPPQFGGTLTGQVNVAGSVESFQPQTIQAIGQARVDVAGGTITASNIQVGNGVYQAQVQANNLPLQQLAAVPPQFRGALTGQANVAGSIESFQPQTIQASGQGRLDVAGGTIAASNIQLANGRYQAVVDASGVELNRLNQQLRGQFGGQLQLAGTLGSSKLADVRAAGQVQLSQGIPGLEQPLTAAIAWSGERLTIERATAPGLSVTGNILANAKGAGIPEITALNLNVQAQNYNLKQLPINLPNQVAVAGRVDFNGQITGKLPLPNVVGQINLRDLVVQDIAFEPLLTGNIDSAQGRGLNLNLAGNSDRLAFNLDANNRPKSFLVKWQQASATGNVQGNDWALKVANFPLQILNLTPPPITRLGTGKIAGLLTGDLLFNQQTLATTGNLAIANPQIGRVKGDRIAAQFRYGDGKATLASSEFVKGKSSYALVGTFAQSPKGPQLQGKLNVNQGEIQDVLSVAQIFDLQNLPGGSAEIYGTAADLTTTSQGAPNQPLLTQIQRFSEIEALVAEQEEQRLNSTPIPDLADLKGTFNGEVAVNTATANGLSVDFNLNGQNFAWGKKEEKNRFYTADKVIAEGNFENGVLSLRPLRLESENRLIAFTGNVGGDEQSGQLRVNNFPVQLLNNVVKLPVGITGNLNGTAALAGSIANPQARGELQITEGILNQNKIESAIASFSYANGRLNFGSTVAVAGPKPVDITGSIPYKLPFASVAPDSEQISLDMKLENEGLALLNALTNQVVFEKGEGEIDLKVRGTLQKPEVDGIATISNATFSAQALPGKLRRVTGRVLFNFDRILVENLEGRFSRGKVEASGEIPIFNNENATINNPLTVNLDQLALNLKGLYQGGASGNLQITGSALSPVIGGKVNLFDGQVLLAESTDTTSSANDSGLGVSPTKDNKQSKAEIGNEMGNAIARFNNLDLELGKNVQITRPPILNFRATGNLIVNGLINQPIPDGTIQLEKGGVNLFTTQFNLARGYKHTATFSPTQPRDPDLDIRLFAKVLDVTQSNDFSRINTTGLSSLESVRVEATINGLASKLNENLELTSSPSRSQTEIVALLGGGFVDTQGRADSTLGLINIAGSAVFNNFQSAFNQIGSTFGLSELRIFPTVISENPEAGRSNSTLELAAEAGVDITSKISVSSIKILTTNDPFQWGVNYRINDEFRVRASTNLTDDSRAVVEYQTRF, via the coding sequence ATGACTAAAACTCCCAATCAAGATATTCTCTCCCCGTCCCCTATCCGCAAGCGTCTGTGGTTGCTGGTGTTGAGTCGGGGTAGCATTACTTTGGGCGGACTTTTACTGTTAGGAGTTATCATCGGTATTTGGCGGTTGTGGACTTTTGTCCAAACAGAATTAACGCCTTTGGCACAACAAAGTCTCACGACTACACTCAACCGTCCGGTAAAACTGGGAAGAGTCACACAATTTTCGTTGACGGGAGTGGAGTTTGGGGCTTCAGCTATCCCAGCCACACCCACAGATCCAGATCGGGCCGCAGTCGAAGCTGTAGAGGTGGGTTTTGACCTGCCACAACTAATCTTTAACCGCCACTTAAAGCTAGATGTTACCTTAGTCAATCCAGATATTTACATTGACCAAGATGACCAAGGGCGCTGGGTTTCCACTAATTTAGCGCCGTCAGGTGAAGGCGGCGCAATTAAAACCGATTTGGACAATTTGCGGTTTCGCAATGCCAAGCTGGCGTTGATGCCGCAGGAGAGGGCAGAGGAAGTAGGGGGCAGGGGGCAGGGGGCAGGGGGAGCAACATCCCCCTCATCTCCCATAACATTTTCTCAACTGAACGGATCTGCACAGCTTTTAGCAAATAACCAGTTGGTCAGGTTTGAAGTGGGGGGTCATGCAGATAGTGGTGGTAATATTTCCATTCAGGGTGAGACGCAATCTAAGGTGCTAGCGGGTAACTTTCAGTTGCGATCGCAAGACTTGCTGGCTGCGGATATTACTCGACTAATTAAGTTACCAGTGAACTTACTGACTGGTCGAGCCAATGGCGACTTGTTAGTTCGGTTGATGCCAGGACAGGATACTTTATTGTATGGCAGTGCGACTGTGCAAGGGGTAACACTTCAAATACCCAAAGTCCCGCAACTGTTGAGCAATAGTCAAGGAAATCTCCGCTTTCAGGGAACGGAGTTGCAGTTAGATAATATTACTACCAACTACGGTAAAATTCCCCTAGTGGCTACGGGAATTATCGACACTCAAGCAGGCTTTAAGTTGGCAGGGCGTGTAAATGCGGTGAGTTTGGCTAATGCCCAAGAGACTCTCAAGGTAAAACTACCTGTACCGATCGCTGGACAAGTACAAGCAGACTTGCAGATTACCGGATCAACTAAAGAACCAATTCTCTCAGGTACAGTTGCCACAATTCAAACTGCCCGGATTGATAAAGTTGATTTTAATAGCATCAGTAGTAAGTTTGAGCTTGTTACTAGTTCCTCTTTAATTACCCTAAAAGATATTCAAGGTAAAGCCAAAGTTGGTGGTGAGATCACGGGCGCTGGTAAAATTCAACTCGGTGAAACCCCGCGACTGGATTTAAATTTTGCTGCCAAGAATGTTCCAGGGGATGCGATCGCAAAAGTTTATGAAACAACACCCGCTTTCCAAATCGGCAATGTCTCAGCTACAGCCCAACTAACCGGCGCTCCTACCGATGTCCAAACTGTGGTAAGATTCCAAGCTCCTAACGGAACTTACCCTGGAACTGGCGAAGTTGCGATCGCTCCAAATCGCACTGTCTCTTTCCGTAATGTGGCTCTGAATGTAAGTGGTGGTAAAGTACGGGCAACTGGTAGTTATGCCAATGATCGTTGGCAAGCTGTGGCTGTTGCCTCTGGGGTAAAATTGGAACCCTTTGTAGATAAAAGTCAACTGCAAAATGTCTCGTTGGCGGGGGCACAGTTTAATGGTCGTCTCATCCTCTCAGGCAGCACAGCACCATTTGAAATTGCCACGATTCGCAGTGATGGTGCAGGAGTTCAAATTGGTGGCGGCACGGTTGCAGTTTCTAATGTCCAACTACAAGACCAAGGCTTCTCTGCTCAACTTATAGCTAATGGTGTGCGGTTGGGGCGGATATTGAAACAGTCTCCCCCAGCTTTAAATAATCCATTGGCGGGTACGTTCCAAATCGCAGGCAACAGAGATAATTTCAGTCTGAAAACCCTCAGTGGCACTGGGGAAGGCCGCCTTACTATTGGTCGTGGTACGGTTACAGCCAATAATATCCAAGTGGGTAATGGTGTATATCAGGCGCAAGTTCAAGCTAAAAATGTGCCTGTGCAACAGTTGGCAACATTACCAAAGCAGTTCCAAGGGGCGTTGACTGGTCAGTTCAACGTAGCGGGTTCTGTTGAGTCGTTTCAACCGCAAACTATTCAAGCCAGCGGTCAGGCGCGGATCAATGTTGCGGGTGGAACTATTACAGCCAATAATATCCAAGTCGGTAATGGTGTATATCAAGCGCAAGTTCAGGCTAAGAATGTACCTGTGCGGCAGTTGGCAGCAGTACCACCACAGTTTGGAGGGACGTTAACTGGTCAAGTAAACGTGGCGGGTTCTGTTGAATCGTTCCAACCACAAACTATCCAAGCTATAGGTCAAGCGCGAGTGGATGTTGCAGGTGGAACTATTACAGCCTCTAATATCCAAGTCGGTAATGGTGTATATCAGGCACAAGTTCAAGCAAATAATCTACCGTTGCAGCAGTTGGCAGCAGTACCCCCGCAGTTCCGGGGAGCCTTAACTGGTCAAGCAAACGTGGCGGGTTCTATTGAATCGTTCCAACCGCAAACCATCCAAGCCAGCGGTCAAGGACGGTTGGATGTTGCAGGTGGAACGATCGCAGCTTCTAATATCCAATTGGCTAATGGTCGCTATCAAGCTGTAGTTGATGCTTCCGGTGTGGAATTAAATCGGTTAAATCAGCAATTGCGGGGTCAATTTGGCGGTCAGTTACAATTAGCTGGCACGCTAGGATCATCCAAGTTAGCTGATGTGCGTGCTGCTGGACAGGTGCAATTATCCCAAGGTATCCCTGGTCTTGAGCAACCTCTGACGGCTGCGATCGCTTGGAGTGGTGAAAGGCTGACCATTGAGCGAGCAACTGCTCCCGGTTTAAGTGTTACTGGTAACATATTAGCCAATGCTAAGGGAGCGGGCATACCGGAAATTACTGCATTAAATCTCAACGTCCAAGCGCAGAATTACAACTTAAAACAGTTACCAATCAATCTTCCTAATCAGGTTGCTGTGGCGGGGAGAGTTGATTTTAATGGTCAAATCACTGGTAAGCTGCCCTTGCCAAATGTAGTAGGGCAAATTAATTTACGAGATTTAGTTGTTCAAGATATTGCTTTTGAGCCGTTGTTGACTGGAAACATCGATTCAGCACAGGGACGCGGTTTAAATTTGAACTTGGCAGGAAATAGCGATCGCCTGGCCTTCAATTTAGATGCCAATAATCGTCCGAAATCCTTCTTAGTCAAATGGCAGCAAGCATCAGCAACAGGTAATGTTCAAGGGAATGATTGGGCGCTCAAAGTTGCCAATTTCCCCTTACAAATATTGAATTTGACTCCGCCGCCAATTACTCGCCTGGGTACTGGTAAGATAGCTGGATTGTTAACTGGGGATTTGCTGTTTAATCAGCAGACATTGGCAACAACGGGGAATTTAGCGATCGCTAATCCGCAAATTGGCCGGGTTAAAGGCGATCGAATAGCTGCTCAATTCCGCTACGGTGACGGGAAAGCCACACTCGCTAGTAGCGAATTTGTCAAAGGAAAAAGTAGCTACGCTCTTGTCGGTACTTTTGCCCAAAGCCCTAAAGGGCCTCAACTACAAGGTAAACTGAACGTCAACCAGGGAGAGATCCAAGATGTTTTATCTGTAGCACAGATATTTGATTTACAAAATTTGCCAGGTGGTTCAGCAGAAATCTACGGCACAGCAGCGGATCTAACCACCACCTCCCAAGGAGCGCCAAATCAACCCTTATTAACCCAAATCCAACGGTTTTCTGAAATTGAAGCTTTGGTAGCAGAACAGGAAGAACAGCGACTTAATTCCACTCCCATACCAGATTTGGCAGATTTAAAGGGGACTTTCAACGGGGAGGTGGCTGTAAATACAGCTACAGCCAATGGATTATCAGTGGATTTTAATTTGAATGGACAAAACTTTGCCTGGGGTAAAAAGGAAGAAAAAAATCGTTTTTATACTGCCGACAAAGTGATTGCCGAAGGCAACTTTGAAAATGGTGTTTTAAGTTTGCGACCATTACGGCTCGAATCTGAAAACAGGCTGATTGCCTTCACTGGTAACGTTGGCGGTGATGAACAATCTGGCCAGTTGCGAGTGAACAATTTTCCCGTACAACTATTGAATAATGTTGTCAAACTACCAGTTGGAATCACAGGGAATCTTAACGGTACAGCAGCTTTAGCAGGCAGCATTGCTAATCCCCAAGCTAGAGGGGAATTGCAAATTACAGAAGGAATACTAAATCAGAATAAAATAGAGTCAGCGATCGCAAGTTTCAGCTATGCCAACGGACGCTTAAATTTTGGTAGTACTGTAGCCGTTGCTGGGCCAAAACCTGTTGATATTACTGGCAGCATTCCTTATAAATTGCCTTTTGCCTCCGTCGCACCAGACAGTGAGCAAATCAGTTTGGATATGAAATTGGAAAACGAGGGATTGGCACTGTTAAACGCATTAACTAATCAAGTGGTATTTGAGAAAGGTGAAGGAGAAATAGACCTCAAGGTACGCGGAACATTGCAAAAACCCGAAGTAGATGGAATTGCTACTATTAGTAATGCTACTTTTTCAGCCCAGGCTTTGCCAGGTAAACTCAGACGTGTAACAGGTAGAGTACTGTTTAATTTTGACCGCATCTTAGTAGAAAATCTTGAAGGTAGATTTAGCCGTGGGAAGGTAGAAGCATCTGGGGAAATTCCCATCTTCAACAATGAGAACGCGACTATCAACAATCCCCTGACTGTTAATCTCGATCAGCTAGCGTTGAATCTGAAGGGACTTTACCAGGGAGGTGCTAGCGGCAATTTGCAGATTACTGGTTCTGCCCTTAGCCCAGTAATTGGCGGTAAAGTAAACTTATTTGATGGTCAGGTGTTGCTGGCAGAATCTACTGACACGACTTCATCTGCAAATGATAGCGGTCTTGGTGTATCACCCACAAAAGATAATAAGCAGAGTAAAGCTGAAATTGGGAATGAAATGGGAAATGCGATCGCTAGATTTAATAATCTAGATTTAGAACTAGGCAAAAACGTCCAAATTACCCGTCCCCCTATTCTTAACTTCCGCGCCACTGGTAATCTCATAGTTAACGGCTTAATCAATCAGCCAATACCCGACGGCACTATCCAGTTAGAAAAAGGTGGTGTAAATTTATTTACTACCCAATTTAACCTTGCTCGTGGCTATAAACATACCGCAACATTTAGTCCCACTCAACCCCGCGACCCCGACTTAGATATTCGGCTATTTGCCAAAGTACTAGACGTAACTCAAAGTAATGATTTCAGCCGGATAAATACCACAGGTTTATCATCCTTAGAAAGTGTTCGAGTCGAAGCCACTATCAACGGTCTCGCCAGCAAACTAAACGAAAATCTAGAACTAACAAGCAGTCCGTCACGTAGTCAAACCGAAATTGTTGCTCTTTTAGGAGGTGGATTTGTAGACACCCAAGGACGTGCTGACAGTACTTTAGGTCTAATTAACATTGCAGGCTCGGCTGTGTTCAACAATTTTCAGTCAGCTTTTAACCAGATTGGCAGTACATTTGGTTTAAGTGAATTACGGATATTTCCTACAGTTATTTCTGAGAATCCCGAAGCTGGAAGAAGCAATTCAACTTTAGAATTAGCAGCAGAGGCTGGGGTTGACATTACTTCTAAAATATCCGTTTCTAGTATTAAAATTTTAACAACTAATGACCCCTTCCAATGGGGTGTTAATTACCGAATAAACGATGAATTTCGTGTGCGTGCTTCCACTAATTTAACCGATGATAGTCGTGCAGTAGTGGAGTATCAAACGCGGTTTTAA
- a CDS encoding DUF3110 domain-containing protein: MITPMRVFVLIFNARTENEGIHTIREGDRNKILMFESEDDATRFALMLEAQDFPAPTPEPIDAEEIKEFCESAGYEWEIIPENSNLVVTPPELNVEETDWQADAQKEDTVEDTFPLNQQPLEEPELSDSELEKMRRKLEGLL, translated from the coding sequence ATGATTACACCAATGCGTGTCTTTGTATTAATTTTTAATGCTCGAACGGAAAATGAGGGGATTCACACGATTCGGGAGGGCGATCGCAATAAAATTCTGATGTTCGAGTCAGAAGACGACGCCACCCGCTTTGCTCTGATGCTGGAAGCTCAGGATTTTCCCGCACCGACACCAGAGCCGATCGATGCTGAGGAAATCAAGGAATTTTGCGAAAGTGCTGGATATGAATGGGAAATCATCCCAGAAAACAGCAATTTAGTTGTCACTCCCCCAGAATTGAATGTCGAAGAAACTGATTGGCAAGCAGACGCCCAGAAGGAGGATACTGTTGAAGACACCTTCCCTCTCAATCAACAGCCACTAGAAGAACCAGAATTGTCTGATTCTGAACTAGAAAAGATGCGTCGCAAATTGGAAGGATTGCTGTAA
- the murQ gene encoding N-acetylmuramic acid 6-phosphate etherase, which translates to MTNLQERGHLLTELVNPNSLNLDQLSSLELVELFNNEDQKAVAAVAAAKIQLAEAIERTAERLRHGGRLFYIGAGTSGRLGVLDAAECPPTFCTPPELVQGIIAGGAGALVRSSEDLEDSIEDGEAAIAGRHITQLDVVVGITAGGTTPYVHGALHAARQRGAITIFIACVPAEQVSFDADIDIRLLTGPEIIAGSTRLKAGTATKLALNILSTGVMVKLGKVYGNRMVDVAVTNQKLRDRALRILQDLTGLSREASGFLLERSGKWVKLALLMHWTGLEKDEGDRLLSEHQSNLREAVVSYQNHKQP; encoded by the coding sequence ATGACAAACTTGCAGGAACGTGGGCATCTTTTAACAGAGCTGGTAAATCCTAACAGTCTAAACTTAGACCAACTCAGTTCTCTGGAATTAGTGGAGTTGTTTAATAACGAAGACCAAAAGGCAGTCGCAGCAGTTGCAGCGGCAAAAATTCAGTTGGCTGAAGCAATTGAGCGCACCGCAGAGCGTTTGCGCCACGGAGGACGCCTATTTTATATTGGTGCAGGGACAAGTGGCAGGTTAGGGGTGTTAGATGCTGCTGAGTGTCCACCTACTTTTTGTACACCCCCAGAGTTGGTACAGGGGATTATTGCTGGTGGCGCTGGGGCACTGGTACGTAGTTCCGAAGATTTAGAAGACAGTATCGAAGATGGTGAGGCTGCGATCGCTGGGCGACATATTACCCAGTTAGATGTCGTAGTCGGCATTACCGCTGGTGGGACAACGCCTTATGTCCACGGTGCGCTTCATGCTGCTCGTCAGCGAGGAGCCATTACTATTTTTATCGCCTGTGTTCCGGCTGAACAAGTTAGCTTTGATGCCGATATTGACATTCGGCTATTGACAGGGCCAGAAATCATTGCTGGCTCAACTCGTCTGAAAGCTGGTACAGCTACAAAGTTAGCTTTAAATATTCTTTCTACCGGGGTAATGGTCAAACTAGGCAAAGTTTATGGCAATCGGATGGTGGATGTAGCGGTAACAAATCAAAAGTTACGCGATCGCGCTTTGCGAATTTTGCAAGACCTCACAGGTTTAAGTCGGGAAGCTTCTGGTTTTTTACTAGAACGCAGTGGTAAATGGGTGAAGCTAGCGCTATTAATGCACTGGACTGGTTTAGAAAAAGACGAAGGTGATCGGCTTCTTTCAGAACACCAAAGTAATCTCAGGGAAGCTGTTGTCAGCTATCAAAACCATAAGCAACCTTGA
- a CDS encoding response regulator, with protein MSQREVISNNLVNEFKTCTQLQYNGKLNIKSSKGSQWTFYYRLGRIVWATGGTHPFRRWRRHIAQNCPQIDVDKLQLRLQDLSIDYWDYRLLEVLYKKQKIQRDQINSIVDNTIAELLFDLALQGNFASISCNRSQEVILETPMSFTSAEMSVKHMQDSWKIWSEAGLANFSPDLAPILRRPEQLEQMVSPSVYKNFVNLINGKFTLRDLAMKMKQSVLPLTRSLLPYILKGIIELVEVPDLPLGITEVNNNSTTTQAKKRIAPLVACVDDSPQVCKMLEDIITSNGLRFVKIQDAVQALPILIQDKPDLIFLDLIMPVASGYEICTQLRRISTFSNTPIIILTGSDGLLDRVRAKVVGSTDFLTKPVVADKVMSIVRKYLPTPTVSTEKSKSNLEVCN; from the coding sequence ATGTCCCAGCGGGAAGTTATTTCAAATAATCTAGTAAATGAATTTAAAACTTGTACTCAGCTACAATATAATGGCAAATTAAATATTAAGAGTTCAAAGGGCAGCCAATGGACTTTTTACTATCGGCTGGGACGAATAGTTTGGGCAACAGGGGGAACTCATCCCTTCCGACGTTGGCGTAGACATATAGCTCAAAATTGTCCGCAGATTGATGTTGATAAGTTGCAGTTGCGTTTGCAAGACCTATCAATCGATTACTGGGATTATCGCCTTCTAGAAGTTTTGTATAAAAAACAGAAAATCCAGCGAGATCAGATTAACTCTATTGTCGATAACACGATAGCAGAACTATTATTTGACCTAGCTCTGCAAGGAAACTTTGCATCTATAAGTTGCAATCGCAGCCAAGAAGTTATCTTAGAAACTCCAATGAGCTTCACGAGTGCAGAAATGTCTGTAAAGCATATGCAAGACTCGTGGAAAATTTGGTCAGAAGCTGGTTTAGCAAATTTTTCTCCTGATTTGGCACCAATTCTGCGGCGACCAGAACAACTTGAGCAGATGGTAAGTCCATCTGTCTACAAAAACTTTGTGAATTTAATCAATGGTAAATTCACTCTGCGAGATTTAGCCATGAAAATGAAGCAGAGTGTACTACCCCTCACGCGTTCCTTGCTTCCCTATATCCTTAAAGGAATCATTGAATTGGTGGAAGTACCTGACTTGCCTTTAGGAATTACTGAAGTCAACAATAACTCTACCACCACACAAGCAAAAAAGCGGATTGCTCCATTAGTGGCTTGCGTTGATGATAGCCCTCAAGTATGTAAAATGCTAGAGGATATTATCACTTCCAATGGATTAAGGTTTGTCAAGATTCAAGATGCTGTACAAGCTCTACCAATTCTCATTCAGGATAAACCAGACTTGATTTTCTTGGATTTGATTATGCCAGTTGCTAGTGGTTACGAAATTTGTACTCAGTTGCGACGAATATCTACCTTTTCCAACACGCCAATAATTATATTAACGGGCAGTGATGGTCTTTTAGATAGAGTTCGTGCCAAAGTGGTTGGTTCTACAGATTTTCTCACTAAACCTGTAGTGGCTGATAAGGTAATGAGTATAGTACGTAAATATTTACCTACACCGACTGTATCCACCGAAAAGAGTAAATCTAATTTAGAGGTTTGCAATTAG
- a CDS encoding response regulator transcription factor yields the protein MNTVLVVEDGLTDMEIISRYLQQAGYSVMSATSSEEAQDKIDKNKPDLIFLDVILPGKSGFEICRELKNNPNTSKIPVVFCSTKNSDVDKIWGNMLGADGYLSKPIDRDELVVILKRLLN from the coding sequence ATGAATACTGTTTTAGTTGTTGAAGATGGCTTAACAGATATGGAAATAATCAGCCGTTACTTACAACAGGCAGGTTATTCTGTGATGAGCGCCACTAGCAGTGAAGAGGCTCAAGACAAAATAGATAAAAATAAGCCAGACCTAATATTTCTCGACGTAATTTTACCGGGGAAGAGTGGCTTTGAAATTTGCCGAGAACTGAAAAATAATCCCAACACTAGCAAAATACCTGTAGTTTTTTGCTCTACAAAAAATAGTGATGTAGATAAAATTTGGGGTAATATGTTGGGCGCTGATGGTTATCTATCAAAACCGATTGATCGAGACGAGCTAGTGGTAATTTTAAAGCGATTACTTAATTAG
- a CDS encoding chemotaxis protein CheW, producing METQEKFLSFNLGVSDTAVISLQHITEVLQVPLPEICAVPQMPSSVLGIYNWRGEMLWLVDLEEMLGYPPISQGPNLLSRMMAIVLENKGKYLGLLVRQLIDIEWLDTKEMKPATAELFYPKISPFLQGYFISDSEDMIFNLDATTIIQAPMWGIHN from the coding sequence TTGGAAACACAGGAAAAGTTTTTAAGTTTTAATTTGGGAGTAAGTGATACAGCCGTAATTTCGTTACAACACATTACAGAAGTTTTGCAAGTGCCATTACCTGAAATATGTGCCGTTCCTCAAATGCCTAGTAGCGTTTTGGGTATTTATAACTGGCGTGGTGAAATGCTTTGGTTAGTGGATTTAGAGGAAATGTTAGGTTATCCTCCAATTTCGCAAGGGCCAAATTTACTTTCAAGAATGATGGCGATTGTTCTGGAAAACAAGGGTAAATATTTGGGCTTATTGGTGCGACAGCTTATAGATATTGAATGGCTGGATACTAAGGAAATGAAACCTGCAACTGCTGAATTATTTTATCCGAAAATATCACCTTTTTTACAGGGATACTTTATTAGCGATTCGGAGGACATGATTTTTAATTTGGATGCCACAACTATTATCCAAGCTCCCATGTGGGGGATTCATAATTGA